One window from the genome of Paraneptunicella aestuarii encodes:
- the der gene encoding ribosome biogenesis GTPase Der, with protein sequence MLPVIALVGRPNVGKSTLFNRLTQTRDALVADYPGLTRDRKYGQAKYQGLQFIVVDTGGISGDEQGIDAAMAGQSLLAVEEADIVLFLVDARAGLTPADEGIAKHLRSSQKPVYLVANKTDGIDAHSETAEFYRLGYEKVWHIAASHGRGVAQLLESTLEPLESHFPEMRIPEKTVETEEDAETQRERLQNLPIKLAIVGKPNVGKSTLTNRILGEERVVVYDQPGTTRDSIFIPMQRDEREYVLIDTAGVRRRKKISDTVEKFSVVKTMQAIEEANVVLLVIDAREGISDQDLSLLGFVINSGRALVLAVNKWDGLDSDVKNDIKRELDLRLGFIDFARLHFISAKHGTGVGHLFESVQEAYNAATKRVGTSTLTRIMESAQDEHQPPLVRGRRVKMKYAHAGGYNPPVVVIHGNQVQDLPESYKRYLMNYFRRSLKVMGTPIKIEFREGDNPFEGKKNSLTVSQQRKRKRLMKHVKKKK encoded by the coding sequence ATGCTTCCCGTGATTGCCCTGGTTGGGCGCCCAAATGTTGGTAAATCAACGTTGTTTAACCGATTGACCCAAACCCGCGACGCATTGGTTGCGGATTACCCTGGGTTAACACGGGATCGCAAATATGGTCAGGCCAAATATCAAGGTTTACAGTTTATCGTAGTGGATACCGGTGGTATCTCTGGTGATGAACAAGGTATTGATGCGGCAATGGCTGGTCAATCTCTATTAGCTGTGGAAGAGGCTGATATCGTCCTGTTTTTGGTTGATGCCCGAGCCGGTCTGACACCCGCCGATGAAGGCATTGCTAAACACCTGCGATCTTCACAGAAACCTGTGTATCTGGTTGCGAACAAAACTGATGGCATTGATGCCCATAGCGAAACCGCGGAGTTCTACCGTTTAGGTTACGAGAAAGTGTGGCATATTGCTGCCAGTCATGGTCGTGGTGTGGCTCAGTTGCTTGAAAGTACGCTGGAACCTTTGGAATCCCATTTTCCAGAGATGCGCATACCGGAAAAAACGGTTGAAACAGAGGAAGATGCGGAAACTCAAAGAGAACGTTTGCAGAATCTACCTATCAAGTTGGCGATTGTTGGCAAGCCTAATGTGGGTAAATCAACGTTAACCAACCGTATTTTGGGTGAAGAAAGGGTGGTTGTGTACGACCAACCTGGAACCACCCGCGACAGCATCTTTATTCCCATGCAGCGTGACGAACGAGAGTATGTATTGATTGATACTGCCGGGGTTCGTCGGCGCAAGAAAATCAGTGACACTGTCGAGAAGTTTTCCGTTGTTAAAACCATGCAAGCCATTGAAGAAGCCAATGTGGTTTTATTGGTTATTGATGCTCGCGAAGGGATTTCTGATCAGGATTTGAGCTTATTAGGGTTCGTGATTAACTCGGGAAGAGCGTTAGTGCTGGCTGTTAATAAGTGGGATGGTCTTGATTCTGATGTAAAAAATGACATCAAGCGCGAATTGGATCTGCGCTTGGGCTTTATTGATTTTGCGCGTTTGCACTTTATCTCCGCGAAGCATGGTACAGGTGTTGGGCATTTATTTGAGTCAGTTCAAGAAGCCTATAATGCCGCAACCAAGCGCGTTGGGACTTCTACCCTGACGCGTATTATGGAATCGGCTCAAGATGAGCATCAACCGCCATTAGTACGCGGTCGTCGCGTCAAAATGAAATATGCTCATGCAGGCGGTTATAACCCTCCTGTTGTGGTTATTCACGGTAATCAGGTGCAGGATTTACCAGAATCTTATAAGCGCTACTTGATGAATTACTTCCGTCGTTCATTGAAAGTGATGGGGACGCCGATCAAGATCGAGTTCCGTGAAGGGGATAACCCGTTTGAAGGTAAGAAGAACTCCTTAACCGTGTCTCAACAGCGCAAGCGCAAGCGTTTGATGAAGCACGTGAAGAAGAAAAAGTAA
- the ndk gene encoding nucleoside-diphosphate kinase, whose product MALERTFSIIKPDAVAKNVIGAIYNRFETAGLRIVASKMVHLSKDKAEGFYAEHKERPFFPALIEFMTSGPVMVQVLEGEDAVRKNREIMGATNPKDALAGTLRADFAESIDENAVHGSDAPESAAREIAYFFADEEICPRTR is encoded by the coding sequence ATGGCACTTGAACGTACTTTTTCTATTATCAAACCTGATGCCGTGGCTAAGAATGTCATCGGTGCGATCTACAACCGTTTTGAAACTGCTGGCTTGCGCATTGTTGCATCTAAAATGGTGCATTTGAGCAAAGACAAAGCGGAAGGTTTTTACGCAGAACACAAAGAGCGTCCTTTCTTCCCTGCATTGATCGAATTCATGACTTCTGGCCCTGTAATGGTTCAAGTACTTGAAGGCGAAGACGCAGTAAGAAAAAATCGTGAAATCATGGGTGCAACTAACCCTAAAGATGCATTGGCTGGTACTTTGCGTGCTGATTTCGCTGAGTCTATCGACGAGAATGCTGTTCACGGTTCAGACGCACCTGAGTCTGCGGCGCGTGAAATCGCTTATTTCTTCGCTGACGAAGAGATTTGCCCTCGTACTCGTTAA
- the pilW gene encoding type IV pilus biogenesis/stability protein PilW: MDATLQVGARGKLNIRWHKLVKSLLVAIGLLYLAGCSSSSSSVHQNVNEVEAAKTRVSLGLTYLKNGNYTQAKANLDKALKFAPGLVDTHFALAYYYQSVDEPRLAEQYYQQALRLDDENADLLNSYGAFLCTQGSYALAERYLLQAINSQQYAHTAGSYENLAICSQAQAKISQAIDYLKTALSHEPGRVKSAFLLLEMTVSAQRWQDAKDALQRFEKLAPVSARSLEYAIAIEQGLGNQDVANGYRDMLQQLYPQYEPSRLIDVAEETSKGIENATTMNNGELEKPALSDRIHVVQPGENLYRISLKYNVRMQRLIEWNGLSTNSQIKVGTRLIVSDPNAK; this comes from the coding sequence ATGGATGCAACGCTACAAGTCGGAGCTCGCGGTAAATTGAATATCCGTTGGCATAAACTAGTCAAATCTTTATTAGTGGCTATAGGTCTCTTGTATCTAGCGGGATGCAGCTCCAGTTCTTCGTCTGTTCATCAGAATGTGAATGAAGTGGAAGCGGCGAAAACGCGTGTTTCTCTTGGCTTAACCTATCTTAAAAATGGCAACTATACTCAGGCAAAAGCGAATCTGGACAAAGCGCTGAAATTTGCTCCCGGGTTAGTTGATACCCATTTCGCCCTTGCCTATTACTATCAATCTGTCGATGAGCCTCGCCTTGCTGAACAATATTATCAACAGGCGTTAAGGCTGGATGATGAAAATGCCGACTTGCTGAATTCTTATGGTGCGTTTTTGTGTACTCAGGGAAGCTATGCTCTGGCTGAACGATATCTGCTCCAGGCCATTAATTCTCAGCAATATGCACATACAGCCGGTTCCTATGAGAATTTGGCCATTTGTAGTCAGGCTCAAGCCAAGATTTCTCAAGCCATTGATTATTTGAAGACGGCCTTAAGCCATGAACCAGGCAGAGTGAAAAGTGCTTTTCTGTTGCTGGAAATGACGGTGTCTGCGCAACGTTGGCAAGATGCCAAGGATGCGTTGCAACGATTTGAAAAATTGGCTCCGGTCTCGGCTCGTTCTCTTGAATATGCGATTGCGATAGAGCAGGGGCTTGGAAATCAGGATGTTGCCAATGGGTATCGAGATATGTTGCAGCAGTTGTACCCGCAATATGAGCCGTCCCGTTTGATTGATGTAGCTGAGGAAACCAGCAAAGGTATTGAAAACGCTACCACAATGAATAACGGCGAATTGGAAAAGCCTGCGTTGTCAGATAGAATCCACGTGGTTCAGCCTGGAGAGAACCTATATCGCATATCGTTGAAATATAATGTACGTATGCAACGTCTTATTGAGTGGAACGGGTTAAGCACAAACTCACAGATTAAAGTTGGAACACGATTGATTGTTTCAGATCCTAACGCTAAATAG
- the hisS gene encoding histidine--tRNA ligase, with translation MSKTIQAIRGMNDCLPEQSRLWQWMEQQIRDVVASYGYEEIRTPIVESTDLFKRSIGEVTDIVEKEMYTFEDRNGDSLTLRPEGTASCVRAGNEHGLLYNQQQRLWYMGPMFRHERPQKGRYRQFHQFGVENFGIAGPDIDAEVILLSARLWKKFGIADNVRLELNSLGSNEARAAYREKLVEYLSQYKDKLDEDSLRRLETNPLRILDSKNPEVQAIVVDAPKLSENLDAESAEHFQQLCERLDALGIQYQVNERLVRGLDYYNRTVFEWVTKDLGAQGTVCAGGRYDGLVAQLGGKETTAVGFAMGLERLALLLEQQQGLAIPDPVDVYMAATGDTAEIMAVKLAESLRDELPGVRIQNHCGGGNFKKQMKRADKSGAAIALLIGESEVEQGTITLKFLRAEAEQQSVAIADLASAVKTALDKTRL, from the coding sequence GTGAGTAAAACAATCCAAGCTATTCGTGGAATGAATGATTGTCTGCCAGAGCAATCAAGGCTTTGGCAGTGGATGGAACAACAAATTCGAGATGTTGTTGCCAGCTATGGATATGAAGAAATCCGTACTCCTATTGTTGAAAGCACCGATCTGTTTAAGCGTTCAATTGGTGAAGTCACCGATATTGTGGAAAAGGAAATGTATACCTTTGAAGACCGCAATGGTGACAGCCTGACTTTGCGCCCTGAAGGCACAGCCAGTTGTGTTCGTGCGGGTAATGAGCATGGATTATTGTACAACCAGCAACAGCGCCTTTGGTATATGGGGCCCATGTTCCGCCACGAGCGTCCACAAAAAGGGCGTTATCGTCAATTTCACCAATTTGGTGTGGAAAACTTTGGCATTGCAGGCCCTGATATTGACGCAGAAGTGATTTTGTTGAGTGCTCGTTTGTGGAAGAAGTTTGGTATCGCAGACAATGTGCGTTTGGAGTTGAATTCCTTAGGTTCTAATGAAGCTCGTGCGGCATACCGTGAAAAACTGGTTGAGTATTTGTCGCAATACAAAGACAAGCTGGATGAAGATAGTTTGCGCCGTTTGGAGACCAATCCACTGCGCATTCTGGATAGCAAAAATCCAGAAGTTCAAGCTATCGTTGTTGACGCGCCTAAGCTGTCTGAAAACCTGGATGCGGAATCAGCAGAACATTTTCAACAATTATGTGAACGATTAGACGCTTTGGGTATCCAATACCAGGTTAATGAGCGTTTGGTACGTGGACTGGATTACTATAATCGTACGGTTTTTGAATGGGTTACCAAAGATTTAGGTGCTCAGGGAACCGTGTGTGCCGGCGGTCGCTATGACGGCTTGGTGGCTCAGTTAGGTGGCAAAGAAACCACAGCGGTTGGTTTTGCTATGGGACTGGAGCGCTTGGCGCTATTGCTTGAGCAGCAACAAGGATTGGCTATTCCTGATCCGGTTGATGTTTACATGGCGGCAACGGGCGATACTGCTGAAATTATGGCCGTGAAACTGGCGGAATCTCTGCGGGACGAATTACCCGGAGTGAGAATTCAGAATCACTGTGGTGGCGGTAATTTCAAGAAGCAGATGAAACGCGCGGATAAAAGTGGCGCAGCCATCGCTTTGCTCATTGGTGAATCTGAAGTTGAGCAAGGCACTATTACATTGAAATTCTTGCGTGCTGAGGCGGAGCAACAATCTGTTGCGATAGCTGACTTGGCATCGGCAGTGAAAACTGCGTTGGATAAAACAAGACTATAA
- the bamB gene encoding outer membrane protein assembly factor BamB, translated as MMLGKQLLKILIPTLMLTGCSSMPDWANPGTWFEDEEELEIRKLEPITPKFTPEIVWEAQIGDGVRHYFSRLKPAVGYDKVYAASRQGDVKAFDQASGKEVWSINLAEFRDEGILTGFSKLWSDGISAKVAGGLTVAYQTLYLGTENGLVVALDTDTGAVKWQQKVKGEVLASPVVDEGIVVVNTGAGTMYGLDARTGEEKWVYESEVPPLTLRGISAPAVAAGGAVVGTASGKLAVTLLETGQVAWEQTIATASGSTELERMVDIDSQALVLGGVVYVISYNGTLASIELRSGRVIWKREYRSYRRLSLDGNSLFVVDDKSQIYALDRRNGVESWTHISLRGRELTSATPVGDYIVVGDKYGYLHWLTQSNGELVARVAVGGDDEDESIYAAPIEDGNMVYTQTRDGQLVAIKTPE; from the coding sequence ATGATGCTGGGAAAACAGCTCCTTAAAATTCTTATTCCAACATTGATGTTGACTGGTTGTTCTTCTATGCCTGACTGGGCAAACCCGGGAACATGGTTTGAAGATGAAGAAGAATTGGAAATTCGCAAACTGGAGCCTATAACTCCAAAATTCACTCCTGAAATTGTTTGGGAAGCTCAAATCGGTGACGGTGTACGTCACTATTTTTCTCGCCTTAAACCCGCAGTTGGTTATGACAAAGTCTATGCTGCAAGTCGTCAAGGGGATGTTAAAGCATTCGACCAGGCTTCCGGTAAGGAAGTGTGGAGCATTAACCTGGCTGAGTTTCGTGACGAAGGCATTCTGACCGGTTTTTCCAAGCTATGGTCTGATGGTATTTCAGCCAAGGTCGCTGGTGGCCTGACAGTGGCTTATCAAACCCTGTATCTGGGTACGGAAAACGGCTTGGTGGTTGCACTGGATACTGACACTGGCGCTGTGAAATGGCAGCAAAAAGTGAAAGGTGAAGTGTTGGCAAGCCCTGTCGTTGACGAAGGTATTGTGGTTGTGAACACGGGCGCTGGCACTATGTATGGTCTGGATGCTCGTACTGGCGAAGAAAAATGGGTTTATGAATCTGAAGTGCCGCCTCTGACTTTGCGTGGCATATCTGCACCTGCTGTTGCGGCAGGTGGTGCGGTTGTCGGTACTGCATCGGGTAAATTGGCTGTTACCTTGTTGGAAACTGGTCAGGTTGCCTGGGAGCAAACTATTGCTACTGCATCGGGTTCAACCGAACTTGAGCGTATGGTGGATATTGATAGTCAGGCTTTGGTACTGGGGGGCGTTGTTTACGTCATTTCCTACAACGGTACTTTGGCTTCTATTGAATTACGTAGTGGACGAGTGATTTGGAAACGTGAGTATCGTTCCTATCGTCGTTTAAGTCTGGATGGTAATAGCCTGTTTGTGGTGGATGACAAGAGCCAAATTTACGCTCTGGATCGCCGTAATGGGGTTGAATCCTGGACTCATATAAGTTTACGTGGTCGTGAATTAACGTCGGCAACACCTGTTGGTGATTATATTGTCGTAGGTGATAAATACGGCTATTTGCATTGGTTAACTCAGAGTAACGGTGAATTGGTAGCACGCGTTGCCGTTGGGGGTGATGACGAAGATGAAAGCATCTACGCAGCCCCCATTGAAGATGGCAACATGGTGTACACACAAACCCGCGATGGTCAGTTAGTTGCCATCAAAACACCTGAATAA
- the ispG gene encoding flavodoxin-dependent (E)-4-hydroxy-3-methylbut-2-enyl-diphosphate synthase, with amino-acid sequence MQTESPITRRESTRINVGNVPIGAGAPIAVQSMTNTSTTDVDATVAQINRIVAVGGEIVRVSVPTMDAAEAFKVIRERVNVPLVADIHFDYRIALKVAEYGADCLRINPGNIGNMERVKAVVDSAKDKNIPIRIGVNAGSLEKDLQEKYGEPTPEALVESAMRHVDILDKLNFDQFKVSVKASDVFLAVGAYRLLAKQIKQPLHLGITEAGGFRAGAVKSAVGLGMLLAEGIGDTIRISLAADPVEEIKVGFDILKSLRIRSRGINFIACPTCSRQEFDVIATVNALEERLEDIVTPMDVSLIGCVVNGPGEAEVSDLGLTGARNMSGFYLDGKRQKERLPNDQLVEILEQKIRAKAAQLSAENRIPTQNID; translated from the coding sequence ATGCAGACAGAGTCGCCTATCACGCGTCGTGAATCGACGCGGATTAATGTCGGAAATGTTCCCATTGGTGCTGGTGCACCTATTGCTGTGCAGTCTATGACCAATACTTCCACCACTGATGTGGACGCTACTGTCGCGCAAATTAATCGAATTGTGGCGGTTGGTGGTGAAATTGTGCGCGTGTCTGTGCCTACTATGGATGCCGCAGAAGCGTTTAAAGTGATCCGTGAGCGAGTGAATGTGCCACTGGTCGCTGATATCCATTTTGACTATCGTATCGCACTTAAAGTGGCTGAATATGGCGCTGATTGTCTTCGTATTAACCCGGGGAATATCGGTAACATGGAGCGTGTGAAAGCCGTTGTTGATAGTGCGAAAGACAAGAATATCCCTATTCGCATAGGCGTTAATGCCGGATCGCTGGAGAAAGATTTGCAGGAAAAATATGGTGAGCCAACACCGGAAGCGCTGGTGGAATCGGCAATGCGCCATGTGGATATTCTCGACAAATTGAACTTTGATCAGTTTAAGGTCAGCGTTAAGGCGTCAGATGTTTTTCTGGCGGTTGGTGCTTACCGTTTGCTGGCAAAACAAATTAAACAGCCGTTGCACTTAGGCATCACTGAAGCGGGTGGTTTTCGTGCTGGTGCAGTGAAGAGTGCGGTCGGACTCGGAATGTTACTGGCTGAAGGTATTGGCGATACGATCCGTATTTCGCTCGCCGCCGATCCGGTGGAAGAAATCAAAGTCGGATTTGATATTCTTAAGTCGCTACGCATTCGTAGCCGGGGTATCAACTTTATCGCTTGTCCAACTTGTTCTCGTCAGGAATTCGACGTTATCGCTACAGTAAATGCTTTGGAAGAGCGCTTGGAAGACATTGTTACGCCAATGGATGTCTCGTTGATTGGCTGTGTTGTCAATGGCCCGGGTGAAGCCGAAGTGTCTGATTTGGGACTTACGGGTGCTCGTAATATGAGCGGTTTTTATCTGGATGGTAAGCGACAAAAAGAACGTTTGCCCAATGACCAGTTGGTCGAGATTCTGGAACAGAAAATCAGAGCAAAAGCGGCTCAGTTAAGTGCCGAAAATCGTATTCCTACGCAAAATATTGATTAG
- a CDS encoding YfgM family protein — MDQYSTEEQQVEAIKKFWKENGTAIVLGAVLGFGGLWGWRYYNAQMIGAQERTSDAYNAAVEKLGVEDSAVNQAKSFIESNSDTQYAVMAAFRLSKEAADKGDLQEARKQLQWIVDNESSMVLKEIALIRLARVQAELEDYSAALASIQKVTSESHKGTVEEVKGDIYQRQGKLDEAEKAYTAALENSEGNNNNFLQMKLDDLAAQKQS, encoded by the coding sequence ATGGATCAATATAGTACAGAAGAACAACAAGTCGAAGCGATTAAAAAGTTCTGGAAAGAGAACGGTACTGCCATCGTTTTAGGTGCGGTATTAGGCTTCGGTGGCTTATGGGGATGGCGTTATTACAATGCTCAGATGATTGGTGCTCAAGAGCGTACCTCTGATGCATACAACGCAGCAGTTGAAAAACTGGGCGTTGAAGATAGCGCAGTTAATCAGGCGAAATCTTTTATTGAGAGTAATTCGGATACCCAATATGCGGTTATGGCTGCATTCCGCTTGTCAAAAGAAGCGGCAGATAAGGGTGATTTGCAAGAAGCCCGCAAGCAATTGCAGTGGATTGTTGATAATGAATCATCAATGGTTCTGAAAGAAATTGCACTGATTCGTTTAGCTCGTGTGCAAGCTGAACTGGAAGACTATTCTGCGGCTCTTGCCAGTATTCAAAAAGTCACTTCTGAGTCTCATAAAGGGACTGTTGAAGAAGTGAAAGGTGATATTTACCAGCGTCAGGGTAAGTTGGATGAAGCTGAAAAAGCCTATACGGCAGCTTTGGAAAACTCGGAAGGAAACAATAATAATTTCCTACAGATGAAGCTTGATGATTTAGCGGCTCAAAAACAAAGCTAA
- a CDS encoding RodZ domain-containing protein — protein MSNETQDDIELISPGSILKTAREEQGLTREAVADKLHLRLQIIVDLEEDNYSADISATFTRGYIKLYSRLLGLDYNKVLEAYQQMNAQEKEPAKLQSFSQKVSKQASDQRLMMFTYFIIIIVLALVVMWWLQQGQFSTSLSSKSSPAQTSQKQTTSSQSAKTNTSSMSHVAERQKNREESELNTDAPDADRMETSETSISSDELDYSSDTGAPFESDNVSVADSKVEQVVEDADEALAGANVRATQDSSLAGDSLQEITRQEDSSQYADVTSEEITSSDMNDSSTDSMTAEEQPEAQGDSQVVMSDPVELVFTFAGDCWVKITDATGEDIAYGVKASGRVMPVSGIPPFEVVLGAPESVQITFAGEPVDMSRFRAGYTARFELPLGE, from the coding sequence ATGAGTAACGAAACACAGGACGATATTGAATTAATTAGCCCGGGCTCGATATTGAAGACTGCCCGTGAAGAGCAGGGGCTTACGCGTGAAGCCGTTGCCGATAAGTTGCACCTGCGCTTACAGATTATCGTTGATTTGGAAGAAGATAATTATTCGGCTGACATTTCTGCCACTTTTACTCGCGGCTATATCAAATTGTATTCACGCTTGTTGGGATTGGATTACAACAAGGTGTTAGAAGCTTATCAGCAGATGAATGCACAAGAGAAAGAGCCGGCAAAATTGCAGAGCTTTTCTCAAAAAGTGTCGAAACAAGCCAGCGATCAACGTTTGATGATGTTTACTTATTTCATCATCATTATTGTCTTGGCATTGGTTGTGATGTGGTGGTTGCAGCAAGGGCAATTTAGCACGAGTCTGTCTAGTAAGAGCTCACCTGCACAAACTTCCCAGAAGCAGACGACTTCAAGTCAATCAGCTAAAACGAATACAAGCAGTATGAGTCATGTGGCTGAACGCCAAAAAAATCGTGAAGAATCAGAGCTAAACACGGATGCTCCGGATGCTGATCGTATGGAAACATCGGAAACATCAATCAGTTCTGATGAGCTGGATTATTCATCTGACACTGGCGCGCCGTTTGAATCTGATAATGTGTCTGTGGCTGATTCTAAGGTTGAACAAGTCGTTGAAGATGCTGATGAAGCGTTGGCTGGTGCTAATGTGCGTGCTACGCAAGACAGTTCTTTAGCGGGCGACTCGCTACAAGAAATCACGAGGCAGGAAGATAGCTCTCAATATGCTGACGTGACTAGTGAAGAGATAACAAGCTCAGATATGAACGATTCTTCTACAGATTCAATGACTGCAGAGGAACAACCTGAGGCACAGGGTGATAGCCAAGTGGTTATGTCAGACCCTGTTGAATTGGTATTCACCTTTGCAGGCGATTGCTGGGTCAAGATCACTGACGCAACCGGAGAAGATATTGCTTACGGTGTGAAAGCGTCAGGTCGTGTTATGCCTGTGTCGGGTATCCCGCCTTTTGAAGTGGTGTTGGGAGCACCTGAGTCTGTACAAATCACCTTTGCCGGTGAGCCTGTCGATATGTCTCGTTTTAGAGCGGGATATACAGCGCGTTTTGAATTACCTCTTGGCGAATAA
- a CDS encoding bifunctional tRNA (adenosine(37)-C2)-methyltransferase TrmG/ribosomal RNA large subunit methyltransferase RlmN: MTAVALPSKTNLLNFDKQGLREFFASIGEKPFRADQVMKWIYHNGESDFNNMTNLNKNLREKLINTCEVKAPEISFHKEARDGTIKFAMLLEGGQEVETVWIPESDRATLCVSSQVGCALECSFCSTAQQGFNRNLSVAEIIGQVWRVANFIGLSKDTSKRPITNVVMMGMGEPLLNMKHVVPAMRLMMDDFGFGLSKRRVTLSTSGVVPALDMLGDQIDVALAISLHAPNDSLRDELVPVNKKYPISEFLASVRRYLTKSNANQGRVTVEYVMLNGVNDSMDQAHELAKVLKDTPSKINLIPFNPYPGSPYTCPSNSRIDRFSKVLMEYGFTVVVRKTRGDDIDAACGQLVGDVIDRTKRMMKKQSKGDAIQVAMQS; the protein is encoded by the coding sequence ATGACAGCAGTGGCGCTGCCGAGCAAAACCAACCTGTTGAATTTCGACAAGCAAGGCTTGCGTGAGTTTTTTGCCAGCATTGGTGAAAAGCCTTTTCGTGCTGATCAGGTTATGAAGTGGATTTACCACAATGGTGAAAGCGACTTCAATAACATGACTAACCTCAATAAAAATTTGCGGGAAAAGCTGATTAATACCTGTGAAGTGAAAGCGCCCGAAATTTCCTTTCATAAAGAAGCGCGTGACGGCACTATCAAATTTGCCATGTTGCTGGAAGGTGGACAGGAAGTAGAAACTGTCTGGATACCAGAATCGGATCGCGCCACATTGTGTGTGTCTTCCCAGGTGGGTTGTGCCTTGGAATGCAGCTTCTGCTCTACCGCTCAGCAAGGTTTTAACCGTAACTTGTCGGTTGCTGAAATTATCGGTCAGGTTTGGCGTGTTGCTAACTTTATCGGGTTGAGCAAAGACACCTCCAAGCGTCCTATTACCAATGTGGTGATGATGGGCATGGGTGAACCCTTGTTGAATATGAAACATGTTGTTCCCGCCATGCGCTTAATGATGGATGACTTTGGCTTTGGCTTGTCCAAGCGCCGCGTTACCTTGAGTACCTCTGGTGTCGTTCCGGCATTGGATATGTTGGGCGATCAAATAGATGTTGCTTTGGCCATTTCATTGCACGCTCCCAATGATTCATTGCGTGATGAATTAGTACCGGTAAACAAGAAATATCCTATTAGTGAGTTTTTAGCCTCAGTTCGTCGTTATTTGACTAAATCCAATGCCAATCAAGGCCGTGTGACGGTTGAATACGTTATGCTTAATGGCGTGAATGACAGCATGGATCAAGCCCATGAGTTGGCTAAGGTATTGAAAGACACGCCGTCCAAGATCAACCTTATTCCTTTTAATCCTTATCCTGGTTCGCCTTATACCTGTCCGAGTAATTCTCGTATTGACCGCTTCTCCAAAGTCTTGATGGAATATGGCTTTACTGTTGTAGTGCGCAAGACTCGCGGCGATGATATTGATGCGGCCTGTGGTCAGTTGGTTGGCGATGTGATCGACCGTACCAAACGTATGATGAAGAAACAGTCGAAAGGGGATGCCATTCAGGTTGCGATGCAGTCGTAA